A genomic window from Gossypium hirsutum isolate 1008001.06 chromosome D10, Gossypium_hirsutum_v2.1, whole genome shotgun sequence includes:
- the LOC107915639 gene encoding probable methyltransferase TCM_000331 — MAEAKVLRMNAADHEISYANNSVVQKAVISKVRSMVEESVTDMFSKTVPTCMKVADLGCSSGPNTFMTIWHIIDTIHGICQQEDMKLPEFEVLLNDLPENDFSYVFKSVPSFIERLKKEIGDMVQERCFIRGVAGSFYHRLFPAKSLHFVYSSYALHWLSKVPVGVENNKGNICMAGSSPPNVVEAYAQQFQKDFINFLSLRSKEILPQGRMVLTFTARKNPNPSNEDYGLGLVAESLLELVAEGVVKEADVDSFNIPLYAPCKEEVAEIVEKEGSFGIKELQVFVVDTDPRNRDDKKHLDFNIYTQMGKNYANTMRAVLESILCSHFGDAILDELFKRFATNAADPLRNSMLQKKVNVVVSLAKK, encoded by the exons ATGGCAGAAGCAAAGGTTCTTCGCATGAACGCTGCAGATCATGAAATTAGCTATGCCAATAATTCAGTTGTTCAA AAAGCAGTGATATCAAAAGTAAGGTCAATGGTTGAAGAATCCGTTACTGATATGTTCAGCAAAACTGTTCCAACATGTATGAAGGTGGCAGACTTAGGTTGCTCTTCAGGTCCTAACACCTTCATGACTATATGGCACATTATTGACACTATCCATGGCATATGCCAACAAGAAGATATGAAGTTACCCGAGTTTGAAGTGCTTCTAAATGATCTCCCAGAGAATGACTTCAGCTATGTGTTTAAGTCGGTTCCTAGTTTCATCGAGAGACTGAAGAAAGAGATCGGAGATATGGTGCAGGAACGGTGTTTTATAAGAGGAGTTGCCGGTTCTTTTTATCATAGACTCTTTCCAGCTAAAAGCCTGCACTTCGTATATTCTTCCTATGCGCTTCATTGGCTCTCAAAG GTTCCTGTTGGAGTGGAGAACAACAAAGGGAACATATGCATGGCAGGATCAAGTCCTCCCAATGTTGTCGAAGCTTATGCTCAGCAATTTCAGAAAGACTTCATAAATTTTCTAAGCTTACGTTCCAAAGAAATACTACCCCAAGGGCGTATGGTACTAACCTTTACGGCTAGGAAAAACCCAAATCCCTCTAATGAAGATTACGGTTTGGGGCTTGTTGCTGAATCCCTTCTTGAATTGGTCGCTGAG GGAGTTGTAAAAGAGGCAGATGTGGATTCATTCAACATTCCTTTATATGCACCTTGCAAAGAAGAAGTGGCTGAGATTGTTGAGAAGGAAGGATCGTTTGGAATTAAGGAGCTACAAGTTTTCGTAGTGGACACCGATCCTCGAAATAGAGATGATAAAAAACACTTGGATTTCAACATTTATACGCAAATGGGGAAAAACTATGCAAATACTATGAGAGCTGTTTTGGAGTCTATTCTGTGCAGTCATTTTGGAGATGCCATACTTGACGAGTTATTCAAAAGGTTTGCAACAAATGCAGCGGATCCTCTAAGGAACTCAATGCTCCAAAAGAAGGTTAACGTTGTGGTTTCATTGGCAAAGAAGTAG